CTACGTTGGGTAGCGGTACCTCGTTTTCGTCGACGTTGTCGATGCCCAGTAGTCGGCAAAGGGTTCGTTCAACGGCAACCGTGGTGTAGTTCTCCACGAAAAGCTGCACGTCGTCGGCAATTTTTTTTGCCACACCCTTCGCGTAGCTAACGGTGTTGTAGTCGAGTCCTAGTTTACTATTCTGTATCATGTCGCTTTGTATTCTTTTTCTGCTGTAATTTTCCATTCTGCTTCGCAGTTTGCCGATCTTCACGTTCAGATCGCCGTTCTTCGCTTCAAGTTTGCCAACCTTCACGTTCAGATCGCCGTCCTTCACGTCAAGTTTGCCAATCTTCACGTTCAGATCGCCGTCCTTCGCTTCAGGTTTGCCAACCTTCACGTTCAGATCGCCGTCCTTCGCTTCAAGTTTGCCAACCTTCACGTTCAGATCGCCGTCCTTCGCTTCAGGTTTGCCAACCTTCACGTTCAGATCGCCGTCCTTCGCTTCAAGTTTGCCAATCTTCACGTTCAGATCGCCGTCCTTCGCTTCAGGTTTGCCAACCTTCACGTTCAGATCGTCATCCTTCACGTCAAGTTTGCTGATCTTCACGTTCGGATCGCCGTTCTTCACGTTCTAACGGCTGCCAGAGACAGTCTAGCTGCTTTCATCTATCATTTTTCGGGCCAATCCCAGCAGCTCGTCGTCGACGCCCAAAAGGGATGCTATGCGCAGCGCCTCCTGCGGGACGAGGCCGCTGTCGTCGTCTACCAGCGAGTAGTCGATGAAGCTGCTGAGGTTATCTATGGTAACCGTTTCGTTAATGCTATCTACGAATCCCCTTACGCGAAGCCTGTGGCAGTCGGTTTTAACCCCGCTGTAGTGCGTGGTGATGATTCCGCGGATGCCCATGCCGTTAAGCATGTTGGCCGTAGCGCTCACGATGGCTTTCCCTTCGGTGGGGTTGGTGGTTCGGGCCAGCTCGTCGATGAGGACGAGTAGCTTTTTATCAGTTTTTGCAGCGGCCACAATATGGCTGATCTTAAGGATCTCGGCGGCAAATGCCGAAAGCCCTTTAAGTTCCGACTGCTCGTCGCCGATGCTGGTCATGATGCGGTTTACCAGGCACACCGAAGCCTTTGCTGCCGGAACAAAGAAGCCGAACTGGCAAAGGTACTGGCTTAGGGCAACGGTTTTCAGCATCACGGTTTTGCCCGCCATGTTGGCGCCGGTTATCAGGCAGATGCTGCGGTCGAGCGATATATCAACAGGTTGGAAACGCTTGCCTTGCTGGGCTAAAATCTCCTTTACCTGAGGATTGAAGATACCTTGGTACGAGGTGACGCTGTCCGAAATATCGGGACGAACCAGCTGTAGCTCCTTTGCCTGATGGGCCTTTGCGATAAGGATGTCGAGCTTGCCAATGTGCTCCAGCGATTGCCTAAGGGTAGCGAGCATTGCTCGTAGCTCGTTGGATAGCCGCTGGCGAATGGTATCCTCAATGGCTTCGGCCTTTTCGAGGAAGCCGCTGACGTCGCTATCGGCAGGTTGGCTCTTTATTTGCTTGCGGATGCTGGCCAACTCGGTAGAGTAGGCGTCGTAGATGTAGAACGATGGGATGCGGTTGCCATCGGGGTCGAGCAGCGCAATTGCACCTTCAATATTTGGTAGGTCGATAGGGGAGATGCCTTTGCTGTTGGATATCTCGCGGATTTCGTTGGCGACGATGGCAAAGTGCTTAACCTCGAATAGCTCGATGTCGTCGAGCACCTGTCCGCGCTCCAGATTCTTTAGGGAGCCTTTAATGTCCCTAATCTGGGCTAGCTTTACCCGTATCGTGTTGGTTGCCGATAGGCAGGCGTCGTCGTCAAGCAGCTCGCGCAGGTGTTGCTGGTTTGAGTGATCGCGCTCGATGGCTTCTTTGGAGGTCATCAGCTCGGATGCAAGCAGCAGCCTACGCCCAACTCCCGACTGAATGTCGAGACGGTCTACCATGAAGCGTAGCCCTCCAACTTCTTCTATGACACTCTTTAGCTGCATCTCAAATTTGTCTTACATCGTATACCGGAACCTGTAGCGCCTGCTGCATCTCCCTTCGTAGCACCTCCGAGTCGAGCACGTAGCCCTCGGGCGAGGTGGGGTTAACGCAAACGGCGATTAGCTTCGTCTTTTGAAGCACATTAAGGGTTCCACCCTTCTTTATAAAGGCGTTGTACACCTCGGGTGTTGCAAAAATCCGCGTAAAATCGCGCGCTATCAGGGTTATCTCTTTAACGTTCTTCTGGCTTTTCAGGTGGCCTAGCAGCTTATCGGTGATGGCGCCGTTAACCACTATTGTGGTGCCAAATCGGAACAGATCCTCTCTGGCCTTTTCGAGCATGTACGCCGATGCAACCCCTAAGTCGTGGATGTCTCCATCATTACCAATAGCCCAAATACCTTTTTCGATTCCAACGAATTGCTCCTTTACCGCAGCTTCAACCTCCTCTATGTTGATCAGGTCGAACAAGAACTTGGTTTTGCGCACCAGCTGAGGAATGTTGGCCGATACGGCTGCACCTGTTGCCAGTATCATGGCGTCGGTAACAGCGGGCGAGGCTAGGCTTATTCGCGAAAGCGCACCATCAACAATGGTAAGGTCAATGCCGATTTCATTCATCTTGCCGATCATCAGCTTTAGTCCAGCAGTTTCTGGAGATCCCGAAATTAGCACCTTACCAGATGTTACGGCTCTGGCCGTTACCAGCCGTCCTAGCGATGTTGCCCGTTGGCTAACATCAAGGATTTCCGAAACCAGCTGCTTCTGCTTGTAGTGCTTTTCGGTGGTAACAAACACCATCCCTTCGTAAACCGTTACTTCGGGTTTGGGCGTTTGGCATACCTGGTCGCGGGTTTCCCCATCGATGCCGATGGAGGTTAGCGCCACCTTTACGTTGCAATCTTTTAACCTACTGAGGACATAGTTAAGGCACTCGGTTTTCCCCGTATTCTTCTCCAATCCTACGATGGAGAGGCTTTTGTGCTTAAGTATGTCCTCAATAAAAGGCATTTAGGGCAAGGCTTATTACTTGTTCTGATCTCTTAGCTTATGGCGCTCCTTGCGGGCAAGGAAGCTCGGTTCGATGGAAAGTCTGTCGCCTCGTAGCAGCGAAGCAACGCCTTCTACCTGTTCGTGGGTAGTCTTCTTGCACTCATCGCAGTGGCAAACATCCTCGTAGTCGGTTGGCTCGGAGTAGGTGGTAATCACCCCTTCGAAGTTGCGGAGAACTACCTTCGATGGTGCCTGCGATATTACGTACTGAGGCATAACTGGAGTCTTTCCGCCGCCGCCGGGTGCATCAACTACAAACGTTGGTACGGCAAATCCGGTAGTGTGACCACGAAGACCTTCTATTATCTGAATGCCCTTTGATACGGGGGTACGGAAGTGTTCCAAGCCCATCGAAAGGTCGCACTGGTAGATGTAGTAGGGACGAACGCGCATGCGAACAAGGTCGTGTACGAGCTTCTTCATCACGTGAACGCAGTCGTTTACGCCACGGAGCAGCACCGACTGGTTACCTACAGGGAATCCGTTATCGGCCAGCTTGCGGCAAGCCTCTTTCGACTCCTCAGTAACCTCGTTGGAGTGGTTAAAGTGGGTGTTCACCCAAATTGGGTGATACTTCTTAAGCGTATTCACTAGATTGTCGGTTATGCGCTGTGGAAGAACCACTGGGGTACGTGTTCCAATGCGGATAATCTCAACGTGAGGAATAGCGCGTAGTCTCTTAATGATAGATTCAAGCTTCTCGTCGCTTATCAGAAGGGCGTCGCCACCCGATAGAACTACGTCGCGAACTTGAGGTGTTCTAGCTATATATTCAATTGCCCTGTCGATGTTTTGCTCTGGAGTAGAGCTATCGTTCTGACCTGCAAAGCGGCGACGGGTACAGTGGCGGCAGTACATCGAGCACATGTCGGTAATTAGGAATAGCACGCGGTCAGGGTAACGATGGGTTAACCCTGGTACTGGCGAATCCTCATCCTCGTGTAGAGGGTCGAGAAGATCGGCGCTGGATATGTGCGTCTCTTCAATTCCTGGTACAGCCTGACGACGGATTGGGTCGTGTGGGTCGTTCCAATCGATTAGCGAGAGGTAGTAGGGCGTAATAGCCATTCTAAACTTCTCGAGTGCTTTCTTAATTCCCTCTTCCTCTTCAGCCGTGAGGGTAACGTATTTTTTTAGTTCGTCTAGGGTTTCAATTCTGTTCCGAACCTGCCATTTCCAGTCGTTCCACTGCTCGTCGGTAACTTCAGGGAATAGCTCCATTCTTTTGCTTGTTGTCATGGTCTTAAACATATAGCTTACTAAACAGTTCCTTTACGGTTTCAGATTCTCTGATGATGTTGAGCGATAGCTCTGCATGTCCCCTTGCATATCCATTTCCTACGATAAGGTTGATGTCCTTTCCAACACCTTCGGCGCCAAGCGCGGCTTTAGAGAAGGAGGTGGCCATCGAGAAGAAGTATACCAGCCCGTCGTCTTTGGTAACCAAAATGGATGTCATTTCTGTTGATGGGACATTTACGTTATTGATGGTAACGTCGCAGCCTTCGCCGTTGGTTATCTCCATAACCTTGTTGTAGACCTCCATCACGTTGGTTGCGTCGGCAACGATTACGTGTGTAGCCAGATTTAAATCTTGAATGCGTTGGGCATTCTCTTTTGAATATTCCACAACGATAACCTTTCCGGTAGGACCTGCATTCTTCATGGCTTGGTAGCTGCATAGAACGCCCGATTTACCGCCACCGCCAATAATGCATACGGTGTTGCCTTTTTTTACAAGGCGCTCGGTTTGTGCAGGCGCACCAGCTACGTCGAGCACGGCAAGTGCCAACTTTTCGGGGATGTCGTCGGGAAGTACAGCGTAAATTCCGCTTTCGAAAAGTATGGCTTGGGCCTCCACGTCAACCTGATCGTTGTCGAAGTTGATGTTCTTAATTCTGCTTATTTTAAGTGGGGTTAGCGATAGCGATACAAGGGTTGCTATCTTGTCGCCAATTTTCAAGGATTTGTCCGGAAAGTTCGGGCCAATTTCTTTAACCTTTCCAATGAGCATGCCGCCAGATCCCGTTACCGGGTTCTGCATCTTACCTCGCTCCTCAACGATGGAGAATATCATCTCCTCCATCTTTTCAATATCGCCCTTGCAGGCCTTCTTTATTTGTGTAAAGCTTGCAGAGTCGATGTTAAGCGTTGTTACATCAATCAGCAGCTCATTGTCATAGATGCTCATCGTGTTGTCAACCTTTAAGGCTGGTTGAGGTAATGTTCCCTTGGGCTCAATTACCCGATGAGTGCCGTATTTGCATCCCTTCTTCATTCCGTACAAATCCTCTACAAATTGGTTATATATAGTCGCAGTTTGTTTCCTTGTTTTCCTATGCGTACAATTCGGTGAATACCTTGCGGAGTTTTTCGCTTTCGCGTAGTAGCTGCAGGGTTATTTCAGCGTGGCCACGGGTGTATCCGTTTCCAACAATCATAGTAACATCGCTACCAACGCCTTCTGCTCCAAGGGCTGCTTTCGTGAAGCTGGTTGCCATCGAGAAGAAGTAAACAACACCGGTATCCTTAGTGCAAAGAATGCTGGTCATTTCGGTGTCGGTAATGTTTACGTTGTTGATGGTAACGTCGCACATTTGGCCGTTGGTTAGCTCTTCGATCTTTTCGAGAACTGGAACGGGTTGCGTAGCATCAGCCGAGAAAACATAGTCGCAGAAGCCTAACTCTTGAAGTCGCTTGGTGCTCTTTTCGCTGTGGCAAAGACCAATTACCTTTCCGGTAACGCCTGCACGCTTTTTTGCCTCGTAGCAGCAAAGCATTCCCGACTTTCCGCCAGCTCCGATGATAAGAACTGTATCGCCAGGTTTTACCAGCTTAGCTGTTTGGGCAGGAGCTCCAGCTACGTCTAATGCCGATAGAGCTAGGTTTTCTGGCATATCCTCTGGAATCTTTGCGTAAATTCCGCTTTCGAAAAGAATAGCCTTTCCGTCGATGTCTACCTGATCGATATCCTTACGAATGTCCTTAATCTTATCGATACGAAGAGGGGTTAGCGATAGCGAAACGAGCGTTGCAATCTTATCGCCAACTTTAAGGTCGGTTTTGCCAACAAGGGCATCACCAATCTTTTCAACAACTCCTAGGAGCATACCTCCCGAACCTGTTACTGGATTGCGGTGCTTACCTTGCTTAGCAACGATGTCGAGCATGATCTCGGCAATCTTCTTTTCGTCGCCACCAGCTTGCTCCTCAATTTGAGTAAAACTGGCTGAGTCGATATTCAGCGTTTTGACATTAATAAGGATTTCGTTGTCGTAAATCTCATCCATATTGTTGTCGATTCTGTTTGCTGGTTGTGGTAGAACCCCTTTGGGTTCGATCACGCGGTGTGTGCCGTACTTATTACCTTTTTTCATCAGAATAAAATTTAGTTTTTAGGGGCTTTATGAAGCATCCCGTTGTTTTAAGCTTACGCTTGGGCAACAAGGGGCTTCGTTGCCTATTTTTAGTTTTAAGGTTACACGTTGCAATAGCCCAAAGTTTGTCCGAAAAATGTGGTTTAAAAGGTCAGTAGTTCGTTTATAGTAAGGCGTGTGGCTTTTTTATAGGGCTATGCACGTGCTTAAGTCTACTTTGTTAGTCCTAAAATCTTGCGAGTTTCAGCAGGTGTGGCAATCTCTCGTCCAAACTCTTTTGCTAGGCGAACAACCTTTTCGACAAGTTCTCCGTTCGATTTTGCAAGTACACCTTTTGATATGTAAACGTTGTCTTCGAGTCCTACCCTTACGTGTCCACCATCGATAATGGCTGCTGCTGCTAAAGAAAACTCGTAACGTCCAACGCCGGCAACGGTATAGGTTGCATCGGCAGGTAGGCTTCCACGTAGGAATACGAAGTCGCGTAGTTCGCCAGATATACCACCGTTAACGCCCATTACAAGATCGAAGTGCATTGGCGATTTGATGTATCCCTTTTTGCCAAGGCGAAGAGCCATGTCGATCATGCTTTTGTCGAACACTTCCAATTCTGGCTTAATGCCTCTTTCGATCATCTTCTCACCAAAGTACTTGATGGTGTTCTCGGTGTTCATGAAAACGTCATCGCCACCAAAGTTGAGGGTTCCGCAATCGAGCGTAGCCATTTCTGGGCTTAACTCGGTAGGCTGTAGGCGTTCGTCGTCGGTCATTCCAACGGCACCTCCTGTAGAGGGTTGAATAATAACGTCGGGGTATTTAGCCTTGATTGCTTCCATTACAACACGGAAGCGTTCCTTGTCCTGGGTAGGGGTGCCTTCGTCGTACCTTACGTGTAGGTGAATGATGCTTGCGCCTGCTTCGTAGGCTAAGCCTGCTTCGCGTACAAACTCTTCGATGGTGTAGGGTACGGCTGGGTTCATCTCTTTGGTAACCTCGGCACCCGAAATTGCTGCGGTAATGATTAGCTTTTCCATGGGCAACTATTTTACATTTCGTTGGCAATCTTTAGGGACAACACAGGTTCCGCTAGCGCGGCATACTACGATTGGCTCAGCAAGAACATCGG
This genomic window from Acetobacteroides hydrogenigenes contains:
- the kamC gene encoding lysine 5,6-aminomutase reactivase ATPase KamC, encoding MQLKSVIEEVGGLRFMVDRLDIQSGVGRRLLLASELMTSKEAIERDHSNQQHLRELLDDDACLSATNTIRVKLAQIRDIKGSLKNLERGQVLDDIELFEVKHFAIVANEIREISNSKGISPIDLPNIEGAIALLDPDGNRIPSFYIYDAYSTELASIRKQIKSQPADSDVSGFLEKAEAIEDTIRQRLSNELRAMLATLRQSLEHIGKLDILIAKAHQAKELQLVRPDISDSVTSYQGIFNPQVKEILAQQGKRFQPVDISLDRSICLITGANMAGKTVMLKTVALSQYLCQFGFFVPAAKASVCLVNRIMTSIGDEQSELKGLSAFAAEILKISHIVAAAKTDKKLLVLIDELARTTNPTEGKAIVSATANMLNGMGIRGIITTHYSGVKTDCHRLRVRGFVDSINETVTIDNLSSFIDYSLVDDDSGLVPQEALRIASLLGVDDELLGLARKMIDESS
- the kdd gene encoding L-erythro-3,5-diaminohexanoate dehydrogenase, with product MMKKGNKYGTHRVIEPKGVLPQPANRIDNNMDEIYDNEILINVKTLNIDSASFTQIEEQAGGDEKKIAEIMLDIVAKQGKHRNPVTGSGGMLLGVVEKIGDALVGKTDLKVGDKIATLVSLSLTPLRIDKIKDIRKDIDQVDIDGKAILFESGIYAKIPEDMPENLALSALDVAGAPAQTAKLVKPGDTVLIIGAGGKSGMLCCYEAKKRAGVTGKVIGLCHSEKSTKRLQELGFCDYVFSADATQPVPVLEKIEELTNGQMCDVTINNVNITDTEMTSILCTKDTGVVYFFSMATSFTKAALGAEGVGSDVTMIVGNGYTRGHAEITLQLLRESEKLRKVFTELYA
- the kdd gene encoding L-erythro-3,5-diaminohexanoate dehydrogenase translates to MKKGCKYGTHRVIEPKGTLPQPALKVDNTMSIYDNELLIDVTTLNIDSASFTQIKKACKGDIEKMEEMIFSIVEERGKMQNPVTGSGGMLIGKVKEIGPNFPDKSLKIGDKIATLVSLSLTPLKISRIKNINFDNDQVDVEAQAILFESGIYAVLPDDIPEKLALAVLDVAGAPAQTERLVKKGNTVCIIGGGGKSGVLCSYQAMKNAGPTGKVIVVEYSKENAQRIQDLNLATHVIVADATNVMEVYNKVMEITNGEGCDVTINNVNVPSTEMTSILVTKDDGLVYFFSMATSFSKAALGAEGVGKDINLIVGNGYARGHAELSLNIIRESETVKELFSKLYV
- the kamA gene encoding lysine 2,3-aminomutase, yielding MTTSKRMELFPEVTDEQWNDWKWQVRNRIETLDELKKYVTLTAEEEEGIKKALEKFRMAITPYYLSLIDWNDPHDPIRRQAVPGIEETHISSADLLDPLHEDEDSPVPGLTHRYPDRVLFLITDMCSMYCRHCTRRRFAGQNDSSTPEQNIDRAIEYIARTPQVRDVVLSGGDALLISDEKLESIIKRLRAIPHVEIIRIGTRTPVVLPQRITDNLVNTLKKYHPIWVNTHFNHSNEVTEESKEACRKLADNGFPVGNQSVLLRGVNDCVHVMKKLVHDLVRMRVRPYYIYQCDLSMGLEHFRTPVSKGIQIIEGLRGHTTGFAVPTFVVDAPGGGGKTPVMPQYVISQAPSKVVLRNFEGVITTYSEPTDYEDVCHCDECKKTTHEQVEGVASLLRGDRLSIEPSFLARKERHKLRDQNK
- the kamB gene encoding lysine 5,6-aminomutase reactivase subunit KamB, with the protein product MPFIEDILKHKSLSIVGLEKNTGKTECLNYVLSRLKDCNVKVALTSIGIDGETRDQVCQTPKPEVTVYEGMVFVTTEKHYKQKQLVSEILDVSQRATSLGRLVTARAVTSGKVLISGSPETAGLKLMIGKMNEIGIDLTIVDGALSRISLASPAVTDAMILATGAAVSANIPQLVRKTKFLFDLINIEEVEAAVKEQFVGIEKGIWAIGNDGDIHDLGVASAYMLEKAREDLFRFGTTIVVNGAITDKLLGHLKSQKNVKEITLIARDFTRIFATPEVYNAFIKKGGTLNVLQKTKLIAVCVNPTSPEGYVLDSEVLRREMQQALQVPVYDVRQI
- the kce gene encoding 3-keto-5-aminohexanoate cleavage enzyme, which codes for MEKLIITAAISGAEVTKEMNPAVPYTIEEFVREAGLAYEAGASIIHLHVRYDEGTPTQDKERFRVVMEAIKAKYPDVIIQPSTGGAVGMTDDERLQPTELSPEMATLDCGTLNFGGDDVFMNTENTIKYFGEKMIERGIKPELEVFDKSMIDMALRLGKKGYIKSPMHFDLVMGVNGGISGELRDFVFLRGSLPADATYTVAGVGRYEFSLAAAAIIDGGHVRVGLEDNVYISKGVLAKSNGELVEKVVRLAKEFGREIATPAETRKILGLTK